The following coding sequences lie in one Silene latifolia isolate original U9 population chromosome 5, ASM4854445v1, whole genome shotgun sequence genomic window:
- the LOC141657920 gene encoding uncharacterized protein LOC141657920, protein MGPHKDKTVANLHPKALAHDRRTSPNDLMEQRLKVLSKEEAQARVVSGVVRRTRKTKLSAATVSTSVPTPIPSPKKVEIVDIPDEGDSDAEGSPLIRKRKGTASTAGKEVPPPVKKAKHDQPQSAIAHVGQQAVGSSAQVGDQGATVNPSSQKAFVSQPRASGQIVTTVPSPQKASVSELIEEGTKLIRELARWNVVTGARLMEQEKAVARAVHERNATKQVAASAKLDLLNEQRLRGEAEKALLAERKLREDAEKEVLAERAKAEAAKLLRKCDLVQGRADLYLQQRNESRGLFKAQAEAILRVATTLTLGNP, encoded by the exons ATGGGGccgcacaaagataaaaccgttgctaacttgcatcccaaggctctagcccatgaccgcaggacgtcgccgaatgatcttatggaacagcggctgaaggtcttgagcaaggaggaggcgcaggcgagggttgttagcggcgtagtgcgtcggacgcggaaaacaaagcTTTCAGCGGCAACGGTGTCGACATCGGTTCCAACTCCCATCCCCTcccctaagaaggtggagattgttgatattcccgatgagggggactctgacgcagagggatctccccttatccgtaagaggaaagggacagcttctaccgctggcaaggaagtgcctcctccggTCAAAAAGGCCAAACATG ACCAGCCGCAGTCGGCTATTGCTCACGTTGGGCAGCAGGCGGTGGGGTCCTCTGCGCAGGTTGGTGACCAAGGCgccaccgtcaacccttcatcccagaaggctttcgTCTCCCAGCCGCGGGCTAGTGGTCAAATtgtcaccaccgtcccttcaccccagaaggcttccgtctccgagcttatagaggaaggcacgaagctaattagggagctggcgaggtggaacgtggttaccggtgctcgtctcatggagcaagagaaggccgtggctcgggctgttcatgagcgtaacgccactaagcaggtggctgcgtcggcgaagctggatctcctcaatgagcagaggcttaggggagaagccgagaaggcgctcttggctgagagaaaacttagggaggacgctgaaaaggaggtccttgctgagagggctAAGGCCGAGGCTGCGAAGCTGCTGAGAAAATGTGACCTTGTTCAGgggcgtgccgacctctatctccagcagaggaacgagtCCAGGGGCCTGTTTAAGGCTcaggcggag